Genomic segment of Truepera radiovictrix DSM 17093:
GGGGTAGATGTCGTCCTCTAGGGGTTCGGCGTCGGAGAACAGGTAGCTAGAAGGGGGCTGCATGACGGGCTCTGCGTTGAAGCGCTGCGCTGTGTTCATACCGGCTCCTATCGCGGTGTGGTCTTGACCCTCTGCTATTGTGAGCTGAGGCGCAAAACGAGATTGTAGGGCGGAGCAACGAGCTGCTCCCGACGCTCATTGCTCAGTACTCATTGCTCATCGCTGTGCTGCCTACGTGTAGCGCACCTGCAGCACGATGTCTTGCGGGTAGTTGCCGAAGCGCCGCCCGAAGAGGTTGAGGCCGCCGACGTGGTGGGCGTTCTCTTTGACGCCGATGCGCACCGCTATAAAGCGCTCGCCGTGGAGCCTGAGGTCATCCAGGGTGATCTCGGAGAGCCGGACGCCGTCGACGAAAGCGCCCTCCCGGGTGACGCTAAAGACCTTGAGGAGCCCAAACTGCGAGTTGCGGTCCTCCCACCAGTCGGGGGTGAGGTGCCCGCGCTGCCCGCCGAAGTCGCCGGGGCTCGTCCAGGTGCCGAGCTCGCGCCCGTTAAGCCAGACCGTGATGTCCGAGGGCCAGGGGGTGCGGTGCAGGGGCGCTTCGCTGCACACCTCGAAGCTGACGCTGAGGCTCTCCAGGGTGGCGCCCGCGGGGACGCGGTTGGGAAAGCGGTACTCGGCGTAGCCTTGATGAAACCAGAGGAGCTGGGCGCGTAGGCGCTCGGGTTCGAAAAACGAGGTGGGGTCGTCGAAGAGTCCGATGATACCCTCCTCGCTCGCCAGGCCACAGCTCGGAACGGCGCGCAGATCGGTGTAGGCGCCGATCGGCATGCTGATCTCGATCATCTGGGCGCCCTGGCGCCGAGACTGCGGGAGCCGTATGTGCAGGGTATCGACGGCGCGCGCGCAGATCTTTTGAGAGCCGCGCACGGCGGGTTTGCGTTCGGTGAGGAGCAACCCGGCGGCCTCGAGGATGCCGATATGCAGCGTCGCCGTCGAGAGCGGCAGGCCGAGGGCGGCGGCGATCTCGCTCGTGTTGAGGAGCTGATCGCTCAAGAGCTCCAGGATGCGCAGGCGCGGTTCGGAAGCGA
This window contains:
- a CDS encoding ArsR/SmtB family transcription factor, coding for MTESPTSRDLILQADARNPRANEVLRALASEPRLRILELLSDQLLNTSEIAAALGLPLSTATLHIGILEAAGLLLTERKPAVRGSQKICARAVDTLHIRLPQSRRQGAQMIEISMPIGAYTDLRAVPSCGLASEEGIIGLFDDPTSFFEPERLRAQLLWFHQGYAEYRFPNRVPAGATLESLSVSFEVCSEAPLHRTPWPSDITVWLNGRELGTWTSPGDFGGQRGHLTPDWWEDRNSQFGLLKVFSVTREGAFVDGVRLSEITLDDLRLHGERFIAVRIGVKENAHHVGGLNLFGRRFGNYPQDIVLQVRYT